From a single Nematostella vectensis chromosome 3, jaNemVect1.1, whole genome shotgun sequence genomic region:
- the LOC5514213 gene encoding rootletin isoform X1, whose amino-acid sequence MEDSTSLPTKYDEIDVDDFGGNGSEEEGDIGYHSIGRNIKRLEDQHLNGDPGSRSPTVPTKIRDIVTKSISPVEHKMAGSSLGDESRMYQSEISRLEDLLAATRAERDEVGSKYMAVSERLEGYMKGGSPERYASTSPSMTTDGPALGDSSLTQQVSYLKNKLEDEHTNYKRKLQAYQDGQQRQAQLIQKLQQKVLQYKRKCGELESSMNEKTTAEENAKRQLQSLNDSLKEKEARLKETEEEHSSDLENALIRLEEENQRSSSLQHVNNMLREQLEQATMANQQLTLDVQKLTNDWNKAREEIESRDEEEQAYFTNEHARLMDLWKSLNGFRRQFSEMKSATQRDLSAVRAEVNKSVRVVQGACMDLDKNLRGMDANTQASLEEERNRRQKAEEQLRDKVKEFMDLQHKYDNEKAALTDKINELTNAKQKAEIQVEEHIKAVDETKKRLQSLESGYARQSEEWETQSEAGMAAIREEADMLSNTLREVVTAIKNDTDASARTLGSPGPDVEDQMDSFLQEEEDSGFRRSVSPSRASRMRSMSPTRARSPAMSDNALATVNSCLHKRNLQLQELKARADAAREAATSCKKQFDESENQRRQLEKALAAAREEVHSVNQKVTEASQDRGRFKAQAEVVATEKQNLEKMRQSLNEQVEGLSAEKEKLQAANNELQRQRDNLEDDKEDLQREVERMAKEINRSQQVTEQLENKQSSLKEEIVNLKEQLSRALLDKEVLEQEKGHVSDVLSKSEVQRAELELEIGKMKSEEIALRDALVKLQSLNEGLGQDKLELNKIIRQMEAEKLAITQEKRDVEAEKHSIRQELIRVEQEKVDLDTERSTLDQNLSLHEQSREKLEQELIIANRERVELGDALNQTTRERDNLHDELVQTRREVERQSTNVVRLAKEKEELTREKSSLTVQVNSSERENRALAENIASMKSEKESLETALYELQQTSTKLESRKEALEAENQELLLAKEALAVDLQRVRKEKEIEEAKLQKDKELLEQRLNQTQRDGEVALKRSEQKHEEEAERLVREKESALVQANQEKEEVFNALTNEKNELAKRLDREKALLVNEIAIIQKERDDQLLMAENEKQQALHVAANEKATLVEKMTKLGQDKENVGVELDRIKRESYSRAEQDKATITRTQDELRNARGRLEDLSKQYQQEAAALKTQIQELTKVKENALREISELKLQLKMAEEARDGVRRELIDAHRKIREGEEAREVARKENTDLKRQLKDEEREKDAVSHTANELRGKVKKSEAEKTNLRRQLDEASQKIASLEETRNGLQKEAGDLRGSLREVEKARLEARRELQQLHNQVKMLDGECLKSKKEISDLKDQLAKDEHLLNEVRRDNHNLKQRLADSDGQKEAAKREIANLSRKMAETEEDNRVREKDLTTALDESRRAEAKAVDKVKNLENILDNANQDNSDLKLKMSGAEGRITGLEAQLARMEGAKNDLEFKLASLHSTLRRTLGIRPPGENSGRSPSPSRTRSPSPRRRMFGRSRSRSPEKSMDDTDAGGRPSSPIRQLSPSRSGDMSMSGEIDPETVRVALRDFAQSMKEAERERDEAVTRANNLQRALAELEEERTRMDQRMQSIQKSLGESEEERRGADGRLSSAQTALMLQEETIRRLERERKALNEKITALDSSLAQAEGDRRQLRDKVANLQQSESKSDQEKEAMRAQIENTESRLTKVELKKRSVEGDIERLRMLNSENEAEKIALQERIDQMLKSQQELESRATSLQLTVDRLTLALAKTEEEEMAFKNKVTELSMSLNDSNSTSQSLQERIQQLQRALTNSEHDRKIMQERLEALKNAQQEAKGRNNMLQDRMQQMKNEQADADVRRMELEGQIRQLQQMLRQQKEAEEELVARIGKLQEEKRELQERLAKFQRSVAAAEQEKRELERAHVRLEKDKKALRNTLDKIEREKLETDETNTRLRDDRERLDRSSANFEHENQELHRQIQILQQQLAETEQSHARKLVEVTSRHRQEIEMEGDRARQSQGQLEKTQMARERAHKQRVKGLEEQVATLKDQLAKELQKKQSYLTRTAQKSDEIKDLRSKLEDSLNIVARDTIYEPTVLDRESQKLEESLVDGSYGSIRPKSASPPPRYSADKFATSTPASPMRRSVTSRRPGPGVSPLRKTRKSNT is encoded by the exons ATGGAGGATTCAACGAGTCTTCCAACGAAGTACGATGAGATTGACGTGGATGATTTTGGAGGAAATGGGTCTGAAGAGGAAGGCGATATCGGCTACCATTCCATTGGGAGAAATATTAAG AGATTGGAAGATCAACATCTGAACGGTGATCCTGGCTCAAGAAGCCCAACAGTTCCTACTAAAATTCGAGATATCGTCACCAAAAGCATCTCCCCTGTTGAACATAAAATGGCCGGTAGTAGCCTCGGAGATGAGTCTCGCATGTACCAGTCTGAAATAAGCCGACTGGAAGACCTTCTAGCGGCTACAAGAGCTGAAAGAGATGAAGTTGGTTCTAAATACATGGCCGTAAGCGAGAGG CTTGAGGGCTACATGAAGGGAGGAAGCCCTGAGCGCTATGCATCAACCAGCCCTTCCATGACCACAGATGGCCCAGCTCTTGGTGACAGCAGTTTGACCCAACAAGTTTCTTACTTAAAGAACAAGCTGGAAGATGAACACACCAATTACAAGCGTAAGCTACAGGCCTACCAAGACGGACAACAGAGACAAGCTCAACTCATTCAAAAACTCCAACAGAAG GTTTTGCAATACAAAAGAAAATGTGGTGAGCTTGAATCAAGCATGAATGAGAAAACAACAGCAGAGGAAAATGCCAAAAGACAGTTGCAATCCTTGAACGACAGCTTGAAAGAGAAGGAGGCTCGTCTCAAGGAGACTGAGGAAGAGCACAGCAGTGATCTAGAGAATGCACTGATTAGACTTGAAGAAGAAAACCAaag gAGTTCCAGCCTGCAGCATGTGAACAACATGCTGCGTGAACAGCTTGAGCAAGCGACAATGGCTAACCAGCAGCTAACCCTGGATGTGCAGAAGCTGACAAATGACTGGAATAAGGCACGGGAGGAGATAGAGTCTCGTGACGAGGAGGAGCAAGCCTATTTCACCAATGAGCATGCTAGGTTGATGGACTTGTGGAAATCACTGAATGGATTCCGTCGCCAGTTCAGTGAGATGAAGTCTGCTACACAGAG GGATCTGTCAGCAGTACGCGCTGAAGTGAACAAGTCAGTGCGAGTTGTTCAAGGTGCTTGTATGGATCTTGATAAGAACCTCCGTGGCATGGATGCCAACACACAGGCTTCTTTGGAAGAGGAGAGAAACAGGAGACAGAAG GCGGAAGAGCAGCTCCGTGATAAAGTAAAGGAATTCATGGATCTTCAGCACAAATATGACAATGAGAAAGCAGCACTCACTGATAA GATCAATGAGCTGACAAATGCTAAGCAGAAGGCAGAAATCCAGGTTGAGGAGCACATAAAGGCTGTGGATGAGACCAAGAAGAGGCTACAGAGCTTG GAGAGTGGCTATGCCCGTCAGTCAGAGGAGTGGGAGACTCAGAGTGAGGCAGGCATGGCTGCAATTCGCGAGGAAGCGGACATGCTCAGCAACACCCTGAGAGAGGTGGTCACAGCAATCAAGAATGACACTGACGCTTCTGCACGAACCCTTGGCTCACCTGGTCCTGATGTTGAGGATCAGATGGACAGCTTCCTTCAGGAGGAGGAAGATTCTGGGTTCCGCCGCTCTGTGTCCCCATCAAGGGCATCCCGCATGCGGTCCATGTCACCCACACGAGCCCGCTCCCCTGCAATGTCTGATAATGCGTTGGCAACTGTGAATTCTTGTTTGCACAAGCGGAACCTGCAGCTACAG GAACTGAAGGCACGTGCCGATGCCGCTCGTGAGGCGGCCACTTCCTGTAAGAAGCAGTTTGATGAGAGTGAAAACCAGCGCCGCCAGCTTGAGAAAGCACTGGCTGCAGCACGCGAAGAGGTCCACTCTGT gaaCCAAAAGGTGACTGAAGCATCACAGGACCGCGGCCGCTTCAAGGCTCAGGCTGAAGTCGTGGCGACCGAGAAGCAGAACCTAGAAAAGATGCGGCAGTCGCTCAATGAACAGGTAGAAGGTCTATCTGCTGAAAAGGAGAAACTTCAGGCTGCCAACAACGAGCTGCAGAGGCAGCGTGACAACCTGGAGGACGACAAGGAGGACCTGCAAAGGGAAGTCGAGAGGATGGCCAAGGAGATTAACCGATCACAGCAAGTGACAGAACAGCTGGAGAACAAGCAGTCTTCTCTCAAGGAGGAAATAGTCAACCTAAAGGAGCAGTTGTCACGTGCACTGCTCGACAAAGAGGTTCTTGAGCAGGAGAAGGGTCACGTGTCTGACGTACTTAGCAAGTCCGAGGTGCAACGCGCCGAACTCGAGCTTGAGATTG GTAAGATGAAGTCCGAGGAAATTGCGTTGCGTGATGCACTTGTAAAGCTACAGTCCCTGAACGAAGGGCTTGGTCAAGACAAACTCGAGCTCAACAAGATCATCAGGCAAATGGAGGCCGAGAAGCTCGCCATCACGCAAGAGAAGCGTGACGTGGAAGCAGAGAAGCATAGCATCCGCCAAGAGCTTATCCGTGTGGAGCAGGAGAAGGTTGACCTAGACACGGAGAGGTCCACGCTAGACCAGAACCTCAGTCTGCACGAGCAGAGCCGCGAGAAGCTAGAGCAGGAATTGATTATTGCCAACCGTGAGCGCGTTGAGCTGGGAGATGCCTTGAATCAGACGACACGCGAGAGAGACAACCTTCATGACGAGCTTGTTCAGACGAGGCGGGAGGTGGAGAGACAGAGCACAAACGTGGTCCGCCTCGCAAAGGAGAAGGAGGAACTTACGAGGGAGAAGTCTAGTCTTACTGTTCAG GTGAACTCCTCAGAGCGAGAGAACCGCGCTCTCGCCGAGAACATTGCCAGTATGAAAAGCGAGAAGGAGTCTCTTGAGACAGCGCTTTACGAGTTACAGCAGACCTCCACCAAGCTGGAGTCCCGCAAAGAAGCCCTAGAGGCAGAGAACCAGGAATTGCTGCTTGCCAAGGAGGCACTGGCCGTGGACCTTCAGCGGGTCAGGAAAGAAAAGGAGATTGAGGAGGCCAAACTACAGAAGGACAAGGAGCTCCTGGAACAGAG GTTAAACCAGACACAGCGCGACGGAGAAGTTGCGCTCAAGCGCTCAGAGCAGAAGCACGAGGAGGAGGCCGAGAGGTTGGTGCGGGAGAAGGAGAGCGCCTTGGTACAGGCTAACCAGGAGAAGGAGGAGGTCTTCAATGCTCTCACCAACGAAAAG AACGAACTGGCAAAGAGACTCGATAGGGAGAAGGCTTTACTTGTCAATGAGATCGCGATCATCCAGAAAGAGCGAGACGATCAGCTGTTGATGGCCGAGAACGAGAAGCAGCAAGCTCTTCACGTGGCCGCCAACGAGAAGGCTACTCTTGTCGAAAAGATGACCAAACTCGGACAGGACAAGGAGAACGTTGGTGTGGAACTAGACCGCATCAAGCGCGAGTCGTACAGCCGCGCGGAGCAAGACAAGGCTACCATTACACGCACTCAGGATGAGCTGAGGAACGCGCGAGGAAGACTCGAAGACCTCAGCAAACAGTACCAACAAGAGGCCGCTGCCCTTAAGACTCAGATCCAGGAGCTGACCAAGGTGAAGGAGAACGCCCTGCGGGAGATCAGCGAGCTCAAACTGCAGCTGAAGATGGCGGAGGAGGCGAGGGACGGCGTCAGACGCGAGCTGATTGATGCCCATCGCAAGATCCGCGAAGGCGAGGAGGCCAGGGAAGTCGCAAGAAAGGAGAATACTGACCTCAAGAGGCAGCTGAAGGATGAGGAGAGGGAGAAGGATGCCGTGTCACACACCGCCAACGAGCTCAGAGGAAAG GTAAAGAAGTCCGAGGCCGAGAAGACGAACCTTCGTCGACAGCTGGATGAGGCGTCCCAGAAGATCGCTTCTCTGGAGGAGACACGTAACGGACTGCAGAAGGAGGCCGGAGACTTAAGGGGAAGCCTGAGAGAAGTGGAGAAGGCGAGACTGGAGGCCAGGAGAGAGCTCCAGCAGCTTCACAATCAG GTCAAGATGCTTGACGGTGAATGCCTTAAGAGTAAGAAGGAGATCTCAGATCTGAAGGACCAGCTTGCCAAAGACGAGCACCTTCTAAACGAGGTTAGACGTGACAACCACAATCTGAAGCAGCGCCTCGCCGACTCGGACGGACAGAAGGAGGCGGCCAAGCGGGAGATCGCCAACCTCAGCCGCAAGATGGCAGAGACCGAGGAAGACAACCGAGTCAG GGAGAAAGATTTGACAACGGCCCTGGACGAGTCTAGGCGCGCTGAAGCCAAGGCCGTAGACAAGGTCAAGAATCTCGAAAACATCCTGGACAATGCTAACCAGGACAACAGCGACCTGAAGCTGAAGATGAGTGGAGCTGAGGGCCGCATCACTGGCCTTGAGGCACAGCTAGCTAGGATGGAAGGCGCTAAGAACGACCTCGAGTTCAAGCTTGCAAGTCTTCATTCAACACTCCGTCGCACACTCGGTATCAGGCCTCCAGGAGAAAATAGTGGAAG gtcCCCATCACCTTCTCGCACCCGTAGCCCCAGTCCCCGGCGCCGCATGTTCGGTCGCAGTCGATCGCGTTCGCCTGAGAAGAGCATGGACGACACCGATGCAGGCGGTCGCCCTTCCTCGCCTATCCGCCAGCTCTCCCCGTCTAGATCCGGCGATATGTCCATGTCTGGCGAGATCGATCCCGAGACCGTGCGGGTCGCGCTGCGGGACTTCGCCCAGAGCATGAAGGAGGCCGAGAGAGAGCGGGACGAGGCTGTGACACGCGCTAATAActtgcagcgcgcgcttgcCGAGTTGGAAGAAGAGCGGACTCGTATGGACCAGCGTATGCAGAGCATCCAG AAATCCCTTGGTGAGTCTGAAGAAGAGCGCCGCGGTGCTGATGGCCGCCTGAGTAGTGCCCAGACTGCGCTCATGCTTCAAGAAGAGACCATAAGGAGACTTGAACGAGAGCGCAAGGCTCTCAACGAGAAGATCACCGCACTCGACTCCAGTCTCGCGCAGGCAGAGGGTGACCGCCGACAGCTGAGAGACAAGGTGGCGAACTTGCAACAGAGCGAGAGTAAGAGCGACCAGGAGAAAGAGGCGATGCGCGCGCAGATTGAGAATACGGAGTCGAGGCTTACGAAGGTGGAACTGAAGAAGAGGTCCGTGGAGGGTGACATTGAGCGACTGCGAATGCTGAACTCGGAGAATGAGGCGGAGAAGATCGCTCTTCAGGAGCGAATTGACCAGATGCTTAAATCTCAGCAAGAGCTGGAGTCACGCGCGACTTCTCTTCAGCTGACGGTGGATAGGCTGACCCTGGCGCTCGCCAAGACCGAGGAAGAGGAGATGGCATTCAAGAACAAGGTGACAGAGCTGTCCATGTCCCTGAATGACAGCAACAGCACCTCGCAGTCGCTACAGGAGAGGATCCAGCAGCTCCAGCGTGCCCTGACCAATAGCGAGCACGACCGCAAGATCATGCAGGAGCGCCTGGAGGCGCTCAAGAACGCCCAGCAGGAGGCCAAGGGCCGTAACAATATGCTACAGGACCGCATGCAACAGATGAAGAACGAACAGGCTGATGCCGAT gtGCGACGCATGGAACTTGAAGGCCAGATCCGCCAGCTGCAGCAGATGCTGCGACAACAGAAGGAGGCCGAGGAGGAACTGGTAGCGAGGATTGGCAAGCTACAAGAGGAGAAGCGTGAGCTCCAGGAACGCCTGGCGAAATTCCAACGCTCGGTGGCCGCGGCCGAGCAGGAGAAAAGGGAACTGGAGCGAGCTCATGTGCGTCTGGAGAAGGATAAGAAGGCTCTTCGTAACACCCTCGACAAG ATTGAACGCGAAAAGCTCGAGACGGACGAGACGAACACGCGTCTGCGCGATGACCGCGAGCGTCTTGATCGATCCAGCGCGAACTTCGAGCACGAGAACCAAGAGCTGCATCGCCAGATTCAGATACTACAGCAGCAGCTGGCCGAGACAGAGCAGTCCCACGCGCGTAAACTCGTggaagtgacgtcacgccACCGTCAGGAGATCGAGATGGAGGGCGATCGCGCGCGTCAGTCTCAGGGCCAACTAGAGAAGACTCAAATGGCTCGCGAGCGTGCACACAAGCAAAGAGTCAAGGGTTTGGAGGAGCAG GTGGCCACACTGAAAGACCAGCTCGCCAAAGAATTACAGAAGAAGCAGTCGTACCTAACCCGCACTGCTCAGAAATCCGACGAGATCAAGGACCTGCGCAGTAAGCTTGAGGATTCCCTGAACATCGTGGCACGTGACACTATCTATGAGCCCACGGTGCTTGACCGCGAGTCGCAGAAACTCGAAGAGTCCCTTGTGGATGGGTCTTACGGATCGATCCGCCCAAAGTCCGCCTCACCCCCGCCAAGATACTCGGCTGACAAATTCGCTACCAGTACCCCAGCCTCGCCAATGCGTCGCTCGGTCACGTCCAGGAGACCTGGGCCCGGCGTCAGCCCCTTACGCAAGACCAGGAAGTCAAACACTTAG